A DNA window from Corallococcus soli contains the following coding sequences:
- a CDS encoding KdsC family phosphatase: MNQDLEALKARVARLSVMIFDIDGTLTDGRIFWVPNSGWTQMYSVRDGMGIKRLQEVGIEVAAISGGDSLSAQMRMQSLGLRHVHFGSNDKVAHFEKLLGILDVSAEHCGYMGDELVDLPLLKAVGFSATVPEAPDEVRSQVHYVAQRAAGFGAAREVCEFILKHRVRAAPVP; encoded by the coding sequence ATGAACCAGGACCTGGAAGCGCTCAAGGCGCGGGTGGCGCGCCTGTCGGTGATGATCTTCGACATCGACGGCACGCTCACCGACGGCCGCATCTTCTGGGTGCCCAACTCCGGCTGGACGCAGATGTACAGCGTGCGTGACGGCATGGGCATCAAGCGCCTGCAGGAGGTGGGCATCGAGGTGGCGGCCATCTCCGGGGGCGACAGCCTCTCCGCGCAGATGCGCATGCAGTCGCTGGGCTTGCGCCACGTGCACTTCGGCAGCAACGACAAGGTGGCGCACTTCGAGAAGCTGCTCGGCATCCTCGATGTGTCCGCCGAGCACTGCGGCTACATGGGCGACGAGCTGGTGGACCTGCCGCTGCTCAAGGCGGTGGGCTTCTCCGCCACCGTGCCCGAGGCCCCGGACGAGGTGCGCTCCCAGGTGCACTACGTGGCCCAGCGCGCCGCGGGCTTCGGCGCCGCGCGCGAGGTGTGTGAGTTCATCCTGAAGCACCGGGTGCGCGCCGCTCCGGTGCCCTGA
- the lspA gene encoding signal peptidase II produces the protein MKASLRLLLVVVLAVLAADQVTKYLAVSRLTQALDGRDGLARVSGFLSEQNLDNDPPVEGEFRRNTRPYRFIEDYWHFRYVENPGAAWGMFADLPDTARKIFFHVVSLAALSFILVLYRRTDASQKVVRLALALITGGALGNFMDRLIRGYVIDFIDWHWRNQPGMRWPTFNVADAAIVVGVALMLLDSVWVRRPEPVSTPTLTPPSPQP, from the coding sequence ATGAAAGCCTCCCTCCGCCTCCTCCTCGTGGTGGTCCTCGCCGTGCTCGCGGCGGATCAGGTGACCAAGTACCTGGCCGTGTCCCGGCTGACGCAGGCCCTGGACGGCCGCGACGGCCTGGCGCGCGTGTCGGGCTTCCTGAGCGAGCAGAACCTGGACAACGACCCGCCGGTGGAAGGCGAGTTCCGGCGCAACACGCGGCCGTACCGCTTCATCGAGGACTACTGGCACTTCCGCTACGTGGAGAACCCGGGGGCGGCGTGGGGCATGTTCGCCGACCTGCCGGACACCGCGCGCAAGATCTTCTTCCACGTCGTGAGCCTGGCGGCGCTGTCGTTCATCCTGGTGCTCTACCGGCGCACGGACGCGTCCCAGAAGGTGGTGCGGCTGGCGCTGGCGCTCATCACCGGCGGCGCGCTGGGCAACTTCATGGACCGGCTCATCCGGGGCTACGTCATCGACTTCATCGACTGGCACTGGCGCAACCAGCCGGGCATGCGCTGGCCCACCTTCAACGTGGCGGACGCGGCCATCGTGGTGGGCGTGGCGCTGATGCTGCTGGACTCCGTGTGGGTGCGCCGGCCGGAGCCCGTCTCCACCCCGACGTTGACGCCGCCGAGCCCTCAGCCGTGA
- the lspA gene encoding signal peptidase II, with amino-acid sequence MPRKYVILVALSLGLIVLDQWTKYLVVRDLTTRFDGATTLSQRLGKMYTPAEAAGRYGLHFQPRTHVEVVDNFFRLRYAENPGAAWGMFRDLPPNVRGPLFHLVSLGAVLLIVFYFRKLTGTDPAEAWALWGLPMVLGGALGNYVDRVSRAFVIDFLEAHWYDKAAWPSFNVADAAIVVGVGMLVVDAFVRKEKPASDPAKA; translated from the coding sequence GTGCCGCGCAAATACGTCATCCTCGTCGCCCTCTCGCTGGGCCTCATCGTGCTGGACCAGTGGACGAAGTACCTGGTCGTGCGGGACCTCACCACCCGCTTCGACGGGGCCACCACGCTGAGCCAGCGCCTGGGCAAGATGTACACGCCCGCGGAGGCGGCCGGCCGCTACGGCCTGCACTTCCAGCCGCGCACGCACGTGGAGGTCGTCGATAACTTCTTCCGCCTGCGCTACGCGGAGAACCCGGGCGCCGCGTGGGGCATGTTCCGCGACCTGCCGCCCAACGTGCGCGGCCCGCTCTTCCACCTGGTGAGCCTGGGCGCGGTGCTCCTCATCGTCTTCTACTTCCGGAAGCTCACCGGCACGGACCCCGCGGAGGCGTGGGCGCTGTGGGGCCTGCCGATGGTGCTGGGCGGCGCGCTGGGCAACTACGTCGACCGCGTGTCCCGGGCCTTCGTCATCGATTTCCTGGAAGCGCATTGGTACGACAAGGCCGCCTGGCCGTCGTTCAACGTCGCGGACGCGGCCATCGTGGTGGGTGTGGGCATGCTCGTGGTGGACGCCTTCGTCCGCAAGGAGAAGCCGGCCTCCGACCCCGCCAAGGCCTGA
- a CDS encoding endonuclease/exonuclease/phosphatase family protein, with protein sequence MSMKLPPFLSALVAVGALATACGQDAEPLPPRDPVIEVDAGNEDDAGTQADAGATVDAGGEEDAGRSIDAGTDVDAGTTVDAGSGDAGTIVDAGTTVDAGTTVDAGTADAGSGDAGTTDGGSDTDGGSTKIRIMAANITSGNGQDYDPGHGIRLMQGVKPDVVLIQEFNYKSNSEADIRSMVDTTFGKDFHYYRETGAQIPNGIISRFPILESGEWKDTQVSNRDFAWARIDIPGPRDLWAVSVHLLTSGAGARNTEAGNLVKYIKDKIPEADYLTVGGDLNTDSRSESCLTTFKQVVTTVGPHPADKNGKEGTNASRAKPYDHVLVDNDLHQYRVPTVVGASTFPNGLVLDSRVYTPLSEIYPALSSDSGAANMQHMGVVKDYLTPNF encoded by the coding sequence ATGTCCATGAAGCTCCCCCCGTTTCTCAGCGCCCTCGTGGCGGTGGGGGCCCTGGCGACCGCCTGTGGCCAGGATGCAGAGCCGTTGCCGCCTCGGGACCCTGTGATCGAGGTCGATGCCGGGAACGAGGATGACGCGGGCACGCAGGCGGATGCCGGCGCCACGGTCGACGCGGGCGGCGAAGAGGATGCCGGTCGGTCGATTGACGCGGGCACTGACGTCGACGCGGGCACCACGGTCGACGCGGGCTCGGGTGATGCGGGCACCATCGTCGACGCGGGCACCACTGTTGACGCTGGCACCACCGTCGATGCGGGCACCGCGGACGCGGGCTCGGGTGACGCGGGCACCACGGACGGTGGTTCGGATACGGACGGCGGCTCCACGAAGATCCGCATCATGGCGGCCAACATCACCAGCGGTAACGGCCAGGACTACGACCCGGGTCACGGCATCCGGCTGATGCAGGGCGTGAAGCCTGACGTCGTCCTCATCCAGGAGTTCAACTACAAGTCGAACTCCGAAGCGGACATCCGGAGCATGGTCGACACGACCTTCGGCAAGGACTTCCATTACTACCGCGAGACCGGCGCGCAGATCCCCAACGGCATCATCAGCCGCTTCCCCATCCTGGAGTCGGGCGAGTGGAAGGACACGCAGGTGTCCAACCGCGACTTCGCCTGGGCGCGCATCGACATTCCGGGGCCGCGTGACCTCTGGGCGGTCAGCGTGCACCTGCTCACCAGCGGCGCCGGCGCTCGCAACACGGAGGCTGGCAACCTGGTGAAGTACATCAAGGACAAGATCCCGGAGGCGGACTACCTGACCGTCGGCGGCGACCTCAACACCGACAGCCGCTCCGAGTCCTGCCTCACCACCTTCAAGCAGGTGGTGACGACCGTGGGCCCGCACCCCGCGGACAAGAACGGCAAGGAAGGCACCAACGCGAGCCGCGCCAAGCCCTACGACCACGTGCTGGTGGACAACGACCTCCACCAGTACCGGGTGCCCACCGTGGTGGGCGCGAGCACCTTCCCCAACGGCCTCGTGCTCGACAGCCGCGTCTACACGCCGCTGTCGGAGATCTACCCGGCGCTGTCCAGCGACAGCGGCGCCGCCAACATGCAGCACATGGGCGTGGTGAAGGACTACCTCACGCCCAACTTCTAG
- a CDS encoding Mut7-C RNAse domain-containing protein gives MSPRELTVRFHGVLNDFLAPERRDVAFTHVLQGSPSVKDLIESLGPPHPEVDVVLVDGEAVGFEHRARADTRLVVYPALQAPGVPPEARVGPPLPDMPRFVLDVGLGRLSGFLRMLGFDTLWRNDSADEHLARLSRQESRVLLTRDLGLLKRSEVVHGYFPRATDPAHQLVEVVRRYALTERMRPFSRCMACNALLSAASPDEVQGRVPEGVAGRHSHFRQCPGCQRVFWPGTHHDRMQGLVDTLRRLEAVGT, from the coding sequence ATGTCACCACGGGAGCTCACCGTGCGTTTCCACGGCGTGCTGAACGACTTCCTGGCACCGGAGCGCCGGGACGTGGCGTTCACCCATGTCTTGCAGGGCAGCCCCTCCGTGAAGGACCTCATCGAGTCCCTGGGGCCACCGCACCCGGAGGTGGACGTGGTGTTGGTGGACGGCGAAGCGGTGGGCTTCGAGCACCGGGCGCGAGCGGACACCCGGCTCGTCGTCTACCCCGCACTCCAGGCGCCCGGCGTTCCACCGGAGGCGCGCGTGGGGCCGCCGCTCCCGGACATGCCGCGCTTCGTGTTGGACGTGGGCCTGGGGCGGCTGTCTGGCTTTCTGCGGATGCTCGGCTTCGACACCCTGTGGCGCAATGACTCCGCGGATGAGCACCTGGCGCGCCTGTCGCGTCAGGAGTCGCGGGTGTTGCTCACGCGGGACCTGGGCTTGCTGAAGCGTTCGGAGGTGGTGCACGGCTACTTCCCGCGCGCCACGGATCCCGCGCACCAGCTGGTGGAGGTGGTGCGCCGCTACGCGCTGACGGAGCGCATGCGGCCCTTCAGCCGCTGCATGGCCTGCAACGCGCTGCTGTCCGCCGCCTCGCCGGACGAGGTGCAGGGCCGCGTCCCCGAAGGCGTGGCCGGACGCCACTCCCACTTCCGCCAGTGTCCCGGCTGCCAGCGCGTCTTCTGGCCCGGCACCCACCACGACCGCATGCAGGGCCTGGTGGACACGCTGCGCCGCCTGGAAGCCGTCGGCACCTGA
- a CDS encoding tetratricopeptide repeat protein: MKRLGRRWVFAFAVGTLAVTGCRDKPVDHMQRARDAIFEKRPDEALVEYRKAYDMLLRDGTPEALVMRARALKGAADVYWLEQRKVKEAVSVYRQLIQQCPESPEALEARIILAELLRVHYRDLRGSIDQLTAALHRNPPQGAELQYQVAKLYFELADYPQCELEARKLPERFATSAYVDDSIYLQAQALAMMDGKRQEALRAFADLRSRFPDSELAPHALFEMGKLRADAGDNEKAIETWVETLKTHPDPTLVQDAILRARRRLANLTVEGIGKKEVAFDRARQARTSVEAMGGTAEEAARDRGD, translated from the coding sequence ATGAAGCGGTTGGGCCGACGCTGGGTGTTCGCGTTCGCGGTGGGGACGCTGGCCGTCACGGGCTGCCGCGACAAGCCGGTGGACCACATGCAGCGCGCGCGCGACGCCATCTTCGAGAAGCGTCCGGACGAAGCGCTGGTGGAGTACCGCAAGGCGTACGACATGCTCCTGCGCGACGGGACGCCGGAGGCGCTGGTGATGCGCGCCCGGGCGCTCAAGGGCGCGGCGGACGTGTACTGGCTGGAGCAGCGCAAGGTGAAGGAGGCGGTGTCCGTCTACCGTCAGCTCATCCAGCAGTGCCCGGAGTCCCCGGAGGCGCTGGAGGCGCGCATCATCCTGGCGGAGCTGCTGCGGGTGCACTACCGCGACCTGCGAGGCTCCATCGACCAGCTCACCGCGGCGCTGCACCGCAACCCGCCCCAGGGCGCGGAGCTGCAGTACCAGGTGGCCAAGCTCTACTTCGAGCTGGCGGACTATCCGCAGTGCGAGCTGGAGGCGCGCAAGCTGCCGGAGCGCTTCGCCACCAGCGCGTACGTGGACGACTCCATCTACCTCCAGGCGCAGGCGCTGGCGATGATGGACGGCAAGCGGCAGGAAGCGCTGCGCGCCTTCGCGGACCTGCGCTCGCGCTTCCCGGACTCGGAGCTGGCGCCGCACGCCCTCTTCGAGATGGGCAAGCTGCGCGCGGACGCCGGGGACAACGAGAAGGCCATCGAGACCTGGGTGGAGACGCTCAAGACGCACCCGGACCCCACGCTGGTGCAGGACGCCATCCTGCGGGCGCGCCGCCGGCTGGCGAACCTCACGGTGGAGGGCATCGGCAAGAAGGAAGTGGCGTTTGATCGCGCCAGGCAGGCCCGCACCTCCGTGGAGGCCATGGGCGGCACCGCCGAGGAAGCCGCCCGCGACCGCGGGGACTGA
- a CDS encoding SDR family NAD(P)-dependent oxidoreductase yields the protein MSLPSRPRAVVTGAGSGLGRALCEALATRRARVLVSDVDPATAEETARRVTALGGEARVFPCDVTDPEAVEALARATDDAFGGVDLLVNNAGVGAAGDVGVLPLVEWRRVLDVNLWGVIHGCHAFVPRMRRQGTGHVLNIASAAGLIFAPHLAAYNASKAAVVALSETLYAELRPLGLGVTVACPTFFRTNIAAAARYSDDSLKGLGAKLVDGSKVGPDQVAARLLTAVDRNAPHVLPMMDARWFWRMRRWMPGLFLHGVIAVEKHVRGRMAREG from the coding sequence ATGAGCCTTCCCTCACGTCCTCGCGCCGTGGTGACCGGAGCCGGCAGCGGCCTGGGGCGCGCGCTGTGTGAAGCCCTGGCGACCCGGCGGGCGCGGGTGCTGGTGTCGGACGTGGACCCGGCCACCGCCGAAGAGACCGCCCGCCGCGTCACCGCGCTGGGCGGCGAGGCGCGCGTGTTCCCGTGCGACGTCACCGACCCGGAGGCGGTGGAGGCCCTGGCGCGCGCCACGGACGACGCGTTCGGCGGCGTGGACCTGCTCGTCAACAACGCGGGCGTGGGCGCGGCGGGGGACGTGGGCGTGCTGCCGCTGGTGGAGTGGCGGCGCGTGCTGGACGTGAACCTGTGGGGCGTCATCCACGGCTGCCACGCCTTCGTGCCGCGCATGCGCAGGCAGGGCACGGGGCACGTGCTCAACATCGCGTCCGCCGCGGGGCTCATCTTCGCGCCGCACCTGGCGGCCTACAACGCGTCCAAGGCCGCCGTCGTGGCGCTGTCGGAGACGCTCTACGCGGAGCTGAGGCCGCTGGGCCTGGGCGTCACGGTGGCGTGTCCCACCTTCTTCCGGACGAACATCGCCGCGGCGGCGCGCTATTCGGATGACTCGCTGAAGGGCCTGGGCGCGAAGCTGGTGGACGGCTCGAAGGTGGGCCCGGACCAGGTCGCCGCGCGGCTGCTCACGGCCGTGGACCGGAACGCTCCGCACGTGCTGCCCATGATGGACGCGCGCTGGTTCTGGCGCATGCGTCGGTGGATGCCGGGATTGTTCCTCCACGGCGTCATCGCGGTGGAGAAGCACGTCCGCGGACGCATGGCCCGCGAAGGCTGA
- a CDS encoding SDR family NAD(P)-dependent oxidoreductase, with translation MNVLVTGATAGVGLAVARRFVKEGARVIATGRRGERLDALKAELGERLLPVTLDVTDRAAVERTFASLPADFAQVDVLVNNAGLALGLDPAQTARLEDWDVMVDTNVKGLLYCTRAALTGMVARDRGHVINIGSIAGEFPYPGGNVYGATKAFVHQFSLNLRADLHGTAVRVTDIEPGLLGGTEFSNVRFKGDDARAASLYANTQPLTPEDIADTVHWVASRPAHVNINVISMMPVAQAFGPLPVKRQA, from the coding sequence ATGAACGTGCTGGTGACTGGGGCCACCGCGGGCGTGGGGCTGGCCGTCGCGCGCCGCTTCGTGAAGGAAGGCGCGCGCGTCATCGCCACCGGGCGCCGGGGCGAGCGGCTGGACGCGCTGAAGGCGGAGCTGGGGGAGCGGCTGCTGCCGGTGACGCTGGACGTGACGGACCGCGCGGCCGTGGAGCGGACCTTCGCGTCGCTGCCCGCGGACTTCGCGCAGGTGGACGTGCTGGTCAACAACGCGGGGCTCGCGCTGGGGCTGGATCCCGCGCAGACGGCGCGGCTGGAGGACTGGGACGTGATGGTGGACACCAACGTCAAGGGGCTCCTGTACTGCACGCGCGCGGCGCTGACGGGCATGGTGGCCAGGGACCGGGGCCACGTCATCAACATCGGCTCCATCGCGGGCGAGTTCCCCTACCCGGGCGGCAACGTGTACGGCGCGACGAAGGCGTTCGTGCACCAGTTCAGCCTCAACCTGCGCGCGGACCTGCACGGCACGGCGGTGCGCGTGACGGACATCGAGCCGGGCCTGCTGGGCGGCACGGAGTTCTCCAACGTGCGCTTCAAGGGCGATGACGCCCGCGCCGCGTCGCTGTACGCGAACACGCAGCCGCTGACGCCGGAGGACATCGCGGACACGGTGCACTGGGTGGCTTCGCGGCCCGCGCACGTGAACATCAACGTCATCTCCATGATGCCGGTGGCGCAGGCGTTCGGCCCGCTGCCAGTGAAGCGCCAGGCCTGA
- a CDS encoding MXAN_5187 C-terminal domain-containing protein has product MPPPDNARSANKGGARSAQDASSSSEAALQECEALEAELAELRHTYEQYFLGMERQAPIRAHEDLKKRMIRLKGAFVRSTSVKFRVQTIHNKFLTYERLWVRTLQEIEAGTYHRDLAKARRRAESAKKPAAAGERRKDVVELPEEISDMEIEEIEELTGRRPINEPKVPGRPVNEPVVPAVAAPTVAPAAGTPFRGTPAVAPVGGTPFRGTPAVPGVPAVAGAPKLPSLTPAVPSVAGGTPAAGRPAVPPGMAAKSGAPAAGAPARPMAAAQAAPRPAAAGPGGGLSDDKLRAVYDAYVTAKRRCQEDTSKLSYDSVAATLRKQVPELLKQHNAKAVEFKVVIKDGKASLKAVPK; this is encoded by the coding sequence ATGCCGCCGCCCGATAACGCCCGGTCCGCCAACAAAGGCGGGGCCCGGTCCGCGCAGGACGCCAGCTCCTCCAGCGAAGCCGCCCTCCAGGAGTGTGAGGCCTTGGAGGCGGAGCTCGCGGAGCTGCGCCACACCTACGAGCAGTACTTCCTGGGCATGGAGCGGCAGGCGCCCATCCGCGCGCACGAGGACCTGAAGAAGCGGATGATCCGCCTCAAGGGCGCCTTCGTGCGCAGCACGTCGGTGAAGTTCCGCGTGCAGACCATCCACAACAAGTTCCTCACCTACGAGCGGCTGTGGGTGCGCACGCTCCAGGAGATTGAGGCCGGCACCTACCACCGCGACTTGGCCAAGGCCCGCCGTCGCGCCGAGTCCGCGAAGAAGCCCGCCGCCGCCGGTGAGCGCCGCAAGGACGTGGTGGAGCTGCCGGAGGAGATCTCCGACATGGAGATCGAGGAGATTGAGGAGCTGACCGGCCGCCGCCCCATCAACGAGCCCAAGGTCCCGGGCCGTCCGGTGAACGAGCCCGTGGTGCCCGCGGTGGCGGCTCCCACCGTGGCTCCGGCGGCGGGCACGCCGTTCCGGGGGACGCCCGCGGTGGCGCCCGTGGGTGGCACGCCGTTCCGGGGGACGCCCGCGGTGCCCGGCGTTCCGGCGGTGGCGGGGGCTCCGAAGCTGCCTTCGCTGACGCCCGCGGTGCCTTCGGTGGCCGGGGGGACTCCCGCGGCGGGGCGCCCCGCGGTGCCTCCGGGCATGGCCGCGAAGTCCGGCGCCCCGGCGGCGGGTGCGCCCGCGCGTCCCATGGCGGCGGCCCAGGCGGCGCCCCGGCCCGCGGCGGCCGGCCCTGGCGGCGGCCTGTCCGACGACAAGCTGCGCGCGGTGTACGACGCCTACGTCACCGCGAAGCGCCGCTGCCAGGAGGACACGTCCAAGCTGTCCTATGACTCGGTGGCGGCCACGCTGCGCAAGCAGGTGCCGGAGCTGCTCAAGCAGCACAACGCGAAGGCCGTGGAGTTCAAGGTCGTCATCAAGGACGGCAAGGCCTCGCTCAAGGCAGTGCCCAAGTAG
- a CDS encoding prolipoprotein diacylglyceryl transferase, translating into MLPVLLRLSFTSLWMQLLLYAVAVGVVSSIAVNGWKGAVGPVDAAADKAAPASLQDKLLRAGGFAAIGLALAYFGLMYALPPEAFPGGKGEGIPLHTYGVLLALGFSCAVSVAGRLAQDEWRRVTLVPGQGLVDTEGPRRREQVMDLAFWVLIGGLVGSRVLFVLVNWQDYARDWTQALSLGGGLVFYGGLIGAGLAAYLFARKNDLDFLRLADVCIPTVSLGQCLGRLGCFSAGCCWGDMAGSHSHTGVTFPGAGVAQDLFGRLGHASSLAYGSQAGDDRFVVEATGQVLHHAAPGAVRISDWVALHGTTLPVYPTQLFESVGQLVLFVALLYARRFRRFHGHIFALWLMAYAVLRTTVELFRGDVERGTLHGLLESLGAQGLAAAVPLEAWYNVSTSQFISLCMFTFGALLLARHRPAGEAAGLGPTPSAA; encoded by the coding sequence ATGCTCCCCGTCCTCCTGCGCCTCTCCTTCACCAGCCTCTGGATGCAGCTCCTGCTGTACGCCGTCGCGGTGGGGGTGGTGTCCTCCATCGCCGTCAACGGCTGGAAGGGCGCGGTGGGCCCGGTGGACGCGGCGGCGGACAAGGCCGCGCCCGCCTCGCTCCAGGACAAGCTGCTGCGCGCGGGGGGCTTCGCCGCCATTGGCCTGGCGCTGGCGTACTTCGGCTTGATGTACGCGCTGCCGCCGGAGGCCTTCCCCGGGGGCAAGGGGGAGGGCATCCCGCTGCACACCTATGGCGTGCTGCTGGCCCTGGGGTTCAGCTGCGCGGTGTCGGTGGCGGGGCGGCTGGCGCAGGACGAGTGGCGCCGGGTGACCCTGGTGCCGGGCCAGGGCCTCGTGGACACGGAGGGGCCCCGGCGGCGGGAGCAGGTGATGGACCTGGCGTTCTGGGTGCTCATCGGCGGGCTCGTGGGCAGCCGCGTGCTGTTCGTGCTGGTGAACTGGCAGGACTACGCGCGGGACTGGACGCAGGCGCTGTCGCTGGGCGGCGGGCTGGTGTTCTACGGCGGCCTCATTGGCGCGGGGCTGGCGGCGTACCTGTTCGCCCGCAAGAACGACCTGGACTTCCTGCGGCTCGCGGACGTGTGCATCCCCACCGTGTCGCTGGGCCAGTGCCTGGGGCGCCTGGGCTGCTTCTCCGCCGGCTGCTGCTGGGGGGACATGGCGGGCAGCCACTCCCACACCGGGGTGACCTTCCCCGGCGCCGGGGTGGCCCAGGACCTGTTCGGCCGGCTGGGGCACGCGTCCAGCCTGGCGTATGGCTCCCAGGCGGGGGATGACCGCTTCGTCGTGGAGGCCACCGGGCAGGTGCTCCACCACGCGGCGCCGGGCGCGGTGCGCATCTCCGACTGGGTGGCCCTGCACGGCACCACGCTGCCGGTGTACCCCACGCAGCTCTTCGAGTCGGTGGGACAGCTGGTGCTCTTCGTGGCGCTGCTGTACGCGCGCCGCTTCCGCCGCTTCCACGGGCACATCTTCGCCCTCTGGCTGATGGCCTACGCCGTCCTGCGCACCACGGTGGAGCTGTTCCGGGGCGACGTGGAGCGCGGCACCCTGCACGGCCTGCTGGAGTCGCTGGGGGCCCAGGGGCTGGCGGCGGCGGTGCCCCTGGAGGCCTGGTACAACGTGTCCACCAGCCAGTTCATCTCCCTGTGCATGTTCACCTTCGGCGCCCTGCTGCTGGCGCGCCACCGACCGGCGGGTGAGGCCGCTGGCCTGGGACCGACACCGTCGGCGGCCTGA
- a CDS encoding (2Fe-2S)-binding protein gives MTGNPKGTEREYTLHVNGTPRTVVASGQDLLVDVLHEQLDLTGTKLSCGIGSCGACKVVAQKTPGSPKMAMLACYARMDSIEGLHFTTVEGLSGPGEALHPLQREFLECYSFQCGFSTPGFLMAADVLMDQLARRPIPAAQLDQRIRQAISGNVCRCTGYVKYAEAIKKAILADPRLTCETPGPAEPQRSVVTFRVRKQSSNDLEEKALVGFLDEVEALIRFEEWLRLDTCTARVSAKTRSVRTGEPVRDFNLGKFFFKSIESVDFTLDSVDTLDGRYQLDAVPFGTAIPVNIQGHVSALGIRLPVTADAVVMVLEGTRLRITSRAPVTLDMRDLGFSVDAFASEFFLRLTRTVEITFDLVLEKDEPRGPEVWATVPRSR, from the coding sequence ATGACCGGAAATCCCAAGGGCACCGAGCGCGAATACACCCTCCACGTCAACGGCACCCCGAGGACCGTCGTCGCGTCGGGGCAGGATCTGCTCGTCGACGTGCTGCACGAACAACTGGACCTCACCGGCACGAAGCTCAGCTGCGGCATCGGCTCGTGTGGGGCCTGCAAGGTCGTGGCGCAGAAGACGCCCGGCAGTCCCAAGATGGCCATGCTGGCGTGCTACGCGCGCATGGACTCCATTGAAGGGCTGCACTTCACGACGGTGGAGGGGCTGTCGGGGCCGGGCGAGGCGCTCCACCCGCTGCAGCGGGAGTTCCTGGAGTGCTATTCATTCCAGTGCGGCTTCTCCACCCCGGGCTTCCTGATGGCGGCGGACGTCCTCATGGATCAGCTCGCCCGCAGGCCCATCCCCGCGGCCCAGCTGGACCAACGCATCCGTCAGGCCATCTCCGGAAACGTCTGTCGTTGCACGGGGTACGTGAAGTACGCGGAGGCCATCAAGAAGGCCATCCTCGCGGACCCGCGCCTCACCTGTGAGACGCCGGGGCCGGCGGAGCCGCAGCGCTCGGTCGTCACCTTCCGGGTGCGCAAGCAGTCCTCGAACGACCTGGAGGAGAAGGCGCTCGTGGGCTTCCTGGACGAGGTGGAGGCGCTCATCCGGTTCGAGGAGTGGCTCCGGCTGGACACCTGCACCGCGCGGGTGAGCGCGAAGACGCGTTCGGTCCGCACCGGAGAGCCGGTGCGCGACTTCAACCTGGGGAAGTTCTTCTTCAAGTCCATCGAGTCCGTGGACTTCACCCTGGACTCGGTGGACACGCTCGACGGGCGCTACCAGCTGGACGCGGTGCCCTTCGGCACGGCCATCCCGGTGAACATCCAGGGCCACGTCTCCGCGCTCGGCATCCGGTTGCCGGTGACGGCGGACGCGGTGGTGATGGTGCTGGAGGGCACCCGCCTGCGCATCACGTCGCGCGCCCCGGTGACGCTGGACATGCGGGACCTGGGCTTCTCCGTGGACGCCTTCGCCAGCGAGTTCTTCCTGCGGCTCACGCGCACGGTGGAGATCACCTTCGACCTGGTGCTGGAGAAGGACGAACCCCGGGGCCCGGAGGTCTGGGCCACCGTCCCCCGGAGTCGCTGA